The following is a genomic window from Collimonas fungivorans Ter331.
ACCACCGGTTCCGGCGCGGTCGGCGGCATCTTTACGCCGACCTTGTTCGTCGGCGCCGCCATCGGTTACCTGTTCGGCCAACTGCTGCATATCGTCCTGCCGGACCTTACCTCGGCGCCGTTCGCCTACGCCATGGTGGGCATGGGCGCTTTCCTGGCGGCGGCCACCAGCGCGCCGCTGATGGCGATCCTGATGATTTTCGAAATGACGCTGAGCTACCAGGTGGTGCTGCCGCTGATGCTGTCCTGCGTAGTGGCTTATTTCATCGCGCGCAGCATCAACGGCGCTTCCATGTACGACATCACGATCAAGCGCAATCGCGATGCGCAGGAACGAGTGCGCCTGCGCGGCATCCACATGAACGAACTGATCCGGCCGGCCGATACGGTGCTGCCGCTGACGGCGCCGTTTGCTGAAATCAGCGGCCTGTTCCTGAAATATCCGGTGAAATACATCTATATCGTCGACCAGCGCAATCGTTATTGCGGCGTGGTGGCCTTGCAAGACATTACCTCCTGCCTGCTGGCGAAGAGCGAGACGCAGGGGAAGGTGGCCGCCGATTTCATACGGCGCGAGTTCCTGCATGTGGTGACGCCCGAGATGTCGCTGGGCGACGCCTTGCAATCCTTCCTCGATCACCAGGGCGAACGGCTGCCGGTAGTGCGCAGCCATGAAGACCCGGAACTGCTGGGCGCGGTCTACAAGACATCCTTGCTGGATGCTTACTTCAGGCTGGACCGGTCGCAGGAACTGCATGCCTGAATAGTGTTGCCGAGACAATGTTTAACATAAATTTAGCGCTCATTTAATACGCAATCGCTGCGCGCGGCCGGAGTTTGCTCTATATTGGACGGCGGGTCACAGGCTGCTAGGCAGCCGCCCCGCAAACAACATCAACTCTTAGGAGCAGCAATGGGAATTCTGTGGACAATCATCGTAGGTTTCGTGGTCGGAGTGATTGCTAAATTTCTTCATCCGGGGAAGGAGAACATGGGTTTTATCGTGACTACCTTGCTGGGCATTGCCGGTTCGTTTTTGGCTGGATACATCGGCCAGGCCCTGGGCTGGTACCAGGCCGGCCAGGGCGCGGGTTTTATCGGTTCGATCGTCGGCGCCTTG
Proteins encoded in this region:
- a CDS encoding GlsB/YeaQ/YmgE family stress response membrane protein → MGILWTIIVGFVVGVIAKFLHPGKENMGFIVTTLLGIAGSFLAGYIGQALGWYQAGQGAGFIGSIVGALILLLIYGFVKGKAAS